The DNA window CAGACTGACATTTTGTCAAGGAGAAGATAGACTCTGGTTACATTTGCACCCCTCTGTGAAGACATGTGATCAATTGGCAAACATCTTCACCAAAATGGCTCATCTCTCATAGTTCAGTACCCTTTCGTGCAAGCTGGAAatgtatgatatttattctctAGCTTTAGGGGAGTGTTAGAGTTTGTCTTAGGAGTACTTTCGGAACTGGATTATTATCTTGTTGTCTTGGattgtattttttccttttaccttTTACCTCCATAAGGAGGTGTATATAATTCTTTATACCATGTTAGTAAAGCAATATAGGTAGGAGTGTCCAATATTGTCACGCAACATTTTTCACCatcatctctctccttctccttcaaccTTCTACTCTCACCTCTCCTCTTGCTCTCTTGTTCCCTTGCAACCTTTaaattctaacatatttatgtactaattcttccaaaaattagatttagggaaaaaaattacCTTCAAGCTCCAATCATGCAAATCCAAGCTATAGAATGATTGAATGAGTAGAAGAATACCAAAAAGTAGGAAAAAATCAAGTGATTTGTCAAAAAACTATAAGTTTTTGGAAAATTTCCCTTTTGTAGACCAGGATCGAgcactacaagaaaacacattttttgtGATGGAAAAAAAGCGtcgcaaaaaatataaaaccattGCTAAAAATAGCGGCGACGATTAATTTTCAGTCGCCAATTCTGTCACCTATACTGCCACAGCTAAAAATAGGCGACGGAAAAAGATGGGTGGttgggaaaaatattattaGCGACAGAATTATTTTTTCCATCgccaaatatatttttagcGACAGCAAATACCGTCGCCTATAACTATATGAATAATAGaagaaatttatttatagcaacaatataaaaaaatccgtcgcaaaaaatatatatgccaACAGTTATTATTCGTCGCCTAAgcctaataataatttatttatagcaaTGGTAAAATAAAACCCGTCGccaaatacaaaataaataaaataaaatttttatattagtaaattttgcatattatctGTAAATTGTTCCTGTAATTACATCAATATACATTGTCCAATTTAGAAAATGAGATCATCCTAGGCATCCATATCATAATACATTACTTTCATTCAACTTCCAAAAAGTCTtacaatcataattaaaaattcattgttttcattcCTTTTTCAAAAAGTCTTATAATTTTAATAAGaagtcattgttttcattccactttaaaaaaaattcgtACAATCAATACATCAAACTTCAGACTTTGCATTTTTCATCGATTGGGTTTGTCTTGCATACTGCTCCAAAGGATAGCTCCACTATCTTTCAAAGCCTTGCCTTGCCACATCAGATTTAACAATATCCTGTAATATAGAATAATTAACTTATGTTATGCTTGattactaagaaaataaaaatgacatacTTTTCTCATTGctaaaaatcatgaaatcaaaaatataaacaagaagatttattgttttatgaaattttattgacatcTCGTTATACTTCTTTGTTTGGACATTCAAACACATAATTAACTCATAGTATTGAGTATTGTCCTttacaaatgaaaataattctcTATCATCATTTCAATGATGTACTTTTCAAACACCACCTATCAtactaaaatataataaaaaaataaagaaataaaataaaatgaaaaggttAAAGctttttagttaacaaaatttgactaaaaaacaaagcaaaagaaattattaaaagTTGTCAAACTATTTGTGTTCATTAAGATGGTCAATTTCATATAATATTACAATGTTATTATCGACTTAATTTCTCAATGTAATATCTATAAGATCACATatttaaaatagattttttttgtgttaCTTTGCAATGGCAAAGAATGAATTTATTGGGAACTTACATTATTTCTACTAGTGTTCTTCCTAATGTTTAAAGGTGAAGGTTCCTTTAAGAAATTAGGACAAAGTCTTAGTGTAAGGCTGTCCAAGAAGTTTGTCTCCTCTCAACACTCTATACTCTTATGTTATACCTCACCCAACCACCATCACCTATATATACAGAGTCAAAAAATGAACTCTAGACTATCACTACAATGGAGCATGACACATCAATCATTAACACACAGATCATAGATTGTTACACATGGAATCATTATGGTTATGAAGATACATCCACCAAAGATATAATATATAGATAACTCAATTATAAATGTATAGAAATTAAAGTATACATTATACCTATCCTTGAGAAGATTGGAATGATGTCATGAATTGCATAAACATAGCTATTTGAGACTTCATCTCATTCATCTCCACACTCTGTTGAGAAATCTGCTCTTTCAATTGGCTATTCTCTAACCTTAATTCTGAGATATGTTGTCCTTGCCTCTGAGCATGTAGTCCTTCTAAGCCAAACACTTGTTTTGAGGGTACTCCAGGCCCAAACATGCGCACATATCCACGTCTATCATGTCCCATTACTTTGGTGAAGGTTTCATCAATAACATCATTGTCCTGTTGCATTTCTTCAGGTTGCAAACTTAGTTCACGCTGCATTTTTTCCTACAGGTAtaattaaacaagaaaatataaaatagatcATGATTTCATAAGCAATCACAAACCATaatgataaataattaaataaaagattaatcaaatAGTTAGAGAAACAAAAGATCAATATCAACACTTGTGCTCTATTTCATAACATACCAACTTTTCCGTAGACTCGCCATCCATGGAATATCCAGGCCTTTTATGGGTGTAGTCAAACATTTTGATACGATTtggaagccttttttttttgggtcctcCTTATGCTGAagtataaaacaaaaaaaaataagtattaAAGACTTTGGGATAATAAAAGGTTAATTAACTTGATGTAATCAATATgataatataaaacaaaatacTTACCAATTTCTCACGTATGACGTCATATGAAGTTTTACCCATTCTATGACGCATTTTTTGTTTGgacttatttttcttattacgATCAGAAAGTTCCTACAATAAAATaatgtatcatttattaatttcagTTCCTTAAGGTACTTAATGCTAAAACCAAACTTGTATATATACTCATGTCATAGATGTCAATCCATTCGTTTCAATACCTTACCAAATACAATTTATATGTTATTGTCACAACCATTCAATTAGTGAGAATACATCAACAATTTGAAGTAATATAACACATTTATAAATGTACATTACCTTATGCTTTTTATCATCCCACAACTTCAGTAGCACATCCCATTGCTCCAATGGTATAAGTTGAAGATCAATATTTTTCCTCCGATCAGAGGGTGAATCATACTTACTATAGTACTCGGCCTTCAAATCACACTTATGGTCCTTCAACCGTTTAGCTAATCTATCTAAGCACCATGTCTTGGAAACTTCAGGGANNNNNNNNNNNNNNNNNNNNNNNNNNNNNNNNNNNNNNNNNNNNNNNNNNNNNNNNNNNNNNNNNNNNNNNNNNNNNNNNNNNNNNNNNNNNNNNNNNNNGTCTAgggattagaagaatcaaaaaCACCAACTCTGTTGGAATCCTCAAGCTTACCTGGAAGATTGTGTCCAAACATAAGAGTATATGGGTAGACTGGATTTACTCTGGTCTTCTCAAATCTAACTCCCTTTAGACTGctccctccatctctaatgCTTCCTGGATTTGGGCCAAGATCCTTGACCATAAACCCCTGGCCCTCTCTGCCATCTCCTTCAAGATTGGTACTGGCCAATCCATCTCCCTATGGAAGGACCCATGGCATCTTGCAGGCATCCTCTATCACATCCTTCCCCCCAGAGTCATTTACTCTTCGGGCCTCTCTTCTAGTGCCTTAGTCTCCTCTATCCTCTCCCCCCACCGGCTGGTCCCCTCCCacctctcctcccctttttgaCCTAAAGacctccctccccccttcctCCTGGCTATAGAGGAAGGATAGACAAATGTATCTGGCTTCCCTCCTCAAATCGTGTTCTCTTCCGCCTCCGCCTGGTCTTTCATCCGAACCCCCTCCCCGGTTGTCCCCTGGCACAAGGTAGTTTGGTTTAAAGGGCATATTCCCCGCCATAGTTTCACACTCTGGCGATGCCTTTCAAACTACCTCCCCACCCAAACATTCCTCATCCATCGTCATATCCCACCCAACCCTGCCTGTAGCCTCTACCCCTTGGGAATTGAGGATAtcccccacctcttcttctcttgccccctTTCCTCCCTCATATGGTCTAATGTCCAGTCCAAATGCTGGCCGACTAGAAGATCCATTCTTCCTTTTCACGGGGAGTGGAACTGAATGGATATAACCTTCTCTGGTTCTTCCATTTGTGATTCCATTGGAAATTAGCTTTTGCCGCCACcattaaccacctttggatggagcgcaacatccgtagatggacttccaaatccCGTTCtccggataagatttggaaagctatctacttcgATGTCACGTCTAAAGCTTCATTCCTTCATACCCGCCCGATCCATGTACACCAAGAAATTCTCTCATTATTGCCTCTTGGAACTTGCAGGGATGTTTGAGCATGCTCATTTTGTTGTTTTCATTTCCTTGCTTTGGCCTCCGgcatttattttgtttgttggCCTTCGGCCTGTGTTTTGTTAGTTGGCTAAGGCCTCTCACTCCCCTCTTccccccccttgtatattcttcttctcggtaataattatttattcatcaaaaaaaaaaaatggagttgattaattgaaagatgaaaataagaaaacaatttAAATGACAATACCAGCTGCTGTGAACATATAAATCTCCTATCACCAATTATGGTAAAATAAATGAGCATGCCATTGAAGAGATCAAACACATAATTTCATATCCCAAAGCAAGAAACAGAAAACGATATTACTATTAGACTATggagaagttaaaaaaaaacaaaaaaaacaaaaaacactaCTAGTTTACCCTTGTCCTGATACTGGTGAACCCACCATTGTTTGCAGTTGAAACAACACCTAAAGAGGATGAAGAGAAAGGAATTCAGAGATACAAATCTATCTACATATTCTGTAGAAAACTAATACACACAAACAGGATAAGTAGAGATGTATAAACCTTTGAAAAGACCAGTAGGTCCACCATTTTCTCCGCCAGTTGGATCTACTTGAAATGTACTTCTACTAACTCCTCCCATGACGACGTCATCTAAGGCACCCCAAGGAAGCTCCCTAGATAACTTATCTGCATGAAAAATATCACTGAAATAGATCCATAGAGGAGATAGAAGAATTGGTTATTGGGAATAAATTTTTGTGCAATGAACAGATtataaagagaagaagaatttttAACTACTTTTGCAGCTATGAACAATCTAGAGAGCTATGGCTAAGTTGTAATAAAGCCAAGCTGCATGCTATTCCAAAGGCTGACTCGTGTCAGATCCAGGGCTGTACTATTCAAGTTCAAGCTGGGACAATTTCTCCTGCGACTCAACCAAGTCTCAACAATTTTGGCCGAGTCAAGACTGACTCATGTCAGATCCAGGGCTACATTAGtcacttgattaaaaaaaaggatGTACCCAAAGCACGAAgctcccgccactgcggggtctggggagggtcataatgtatgcagttTTACCCccgcagagaggctgtttcccgacttAACCCACGAGCTAGTAAGGTTGCATAGAGGCCAACTCTTTACTCACATGATTGTGTATCTAAAATAAATTGGAGAAGTGTACGCCACTCAACAGAATGATAGGATACTCTACAACTTAAATTTATATAGAAGGTTCCAAAATTTCACGAACTTCAAGGTTTCTTAGCTTAAAGAATTCTTTTGTATGAAATAGGTCTTTTGAATTTCTACAATAATACATCTATTAATTTTGTCCGACAGCCCACATGTTGACCTATATGTCTCCCAACAGTCAAATAACAAACCTTCAAATCCAAAGAGCAATTTTCCATTTCGAAGTCCAACACATGTCTTTACAGCATTGATCAAATTTTGCATCCCAATGTACTCAACCATTTCTGGTGAATCACCTTTTATCtacttgcaacaagtaaaacaCAGATTCAAGTTAGAATATTAACTCTAAAGAATACAACAGAAATTGGAAAGCAAACGAAAGCACCAAAATCAAACTTTCTATTAATCTACTCCTGACACATAATATATGCAATCATTTGACCACCTCTGGTTCAAAGAACTTGATTCCCTGCACCATACCAGGAGACCAAAATGTcaagaacagaaaaaaagaacacataaaatgatagaagTCAATAAACAGTTTGTAGatccctaaaattttatttcaaatttccacAGAAAatagatcatagttgtcacatcATCTAGgagacccaaggcgttggagggggctTGGATgcaaggcaacaccaacaaggcaccTGGACGCCGAGCGATGCCTTGGCAACTATGAAATAGGTAGTAATGCAATCAAAGATTTATATGAAGATCAGGGTGCAGATTATATCAATGCGATACCAATCCAAAGTGGTTTTGGATTGGCAATCGACAGAAAGGATCAGCTGGTGTATTGGCCAAtctagtattaaaaaaaaaaataaaaaaaccagaaCTTTGGCCCACCCTAACCCAATCCCAATCACTCTTTTAACCATGACTATAATGAATATGACAGAGCTTAAGGCATACTTGGCTGTATTTTGCCCTATCAGGAGTGTCCCCTTCCTTTGGGCCAACGATGACAGAAGCTGCATTGATGACTTTCCTCACACCTTTGAAGTACTCAGGAAGAAGAGTGCTTTCCTTAGTAATGTCTCCAACAATCTgggggaaaaggaagaagaaaacaagctCAGAACTATATTCAAACAATGAATAAACtgaactattttcttttctcaagtCATCGGGGAGAACTGTTGAGAACATCCCCTTTCGGATTGAGTTCTATGATAACACTTGTCATGCTCAAAAAATGGCACAAATCCGTGGAGCCCCTAAGGTTGGGCAAGACACGGGAGAGGCATTTCGGGGGCATGCTCTTTAGTCCAACATCAACTAGGGGGAAGAGActaggctagttgataacctcaaGCACCTCTTCCATGGTCACGACACATTTTAAAGCTGTGAAGCCCATGGGCCAAAGCAGACAATATCATGCCAAAGGTAAGGGTGATGTAGATCAAACCGTTAAAAGAGAGGGTTCAATGTTGGCCCAAGCAATCCACCTCTTGGACAGTCCACCTCTTGGATAGTCCAGTCTTAGGTACTCCACCTCTTGGAGGATAGTTTTGGACAGCTTGTAGAACCTCCAAATCTTCACCAACCAGCCCTAAAGTCTTCACAATCAGCCTCCAAAGTCTCTACTAAAGTCAATAAGGGAGGCTTAGCTTATCTACATTTAGCCTATAAATATGGATCCATTGTAAGCTTGTAGGAGATTGGAAATGAATGAAACTCTTGAGGTGTTTGCTTGCAAACTTGTTGTCTGAGAGAGACTGTGAGATCAGCTGAGAGAGCTGAGGATGAGAGACCCAGGCTGAGAGAGCCACCCCTGTCCCCTCTATCCCCATCCTCTTCTATCCACaacctatcttcttcttttttttgttattttccctACAACTTATGTTAGTTCTTTAAGTTCTTTAGTCTCAGTTGACTCTATTTTCATATCTAATATTATTCAGGAATTGTTATCCCTTTTAAGGGCCAATTATGGGAAATTTCTGAATCTTATTGTATCTAAGTATTGGGGGGCTGTTTTCTTACACTTTGTTGGATTTTACATATCTTGTAATCAGTCCTACTATTGTTGTTTTGTGATCCTGCCTGGGGTTAAGTCCCTTGTGACTTGACTCTACATTAACCCTATAGCTTATGTTAGTCTAGCTTTGTTCGGGGATTGTTACTAACATTTGAAGGCTAGCATCAagcttgattttatattttccagaTCTAGTATTCAGGAATTAAGTTAATGTAAGAGTCAAGTCACAAGGGACTTAACCCCAGGCAGGATCACAAAACAACAATAGTAGGACTGATTACAAGATATGTAAAATCCAACAAAGTGTAAGAAAACAGCCCCCCAATACTTAGATACAATAAGATTCAGAAATTTCCCATAATTGGCCCTTAAAAGGGATAACAATTCCTGAATAATATTAGATATGAAAATAGAGTCAACTGAGACTAAAGAACTTAAAGAACTAACATAAGTTGTagggaaaataacaaaaaaaagaagaagataggttGTGGATAGAAGAGGATGGGGATAGAGGGGACAGGGGTGGCTCTCTCAGCCTGGGTCTCTCATCCTCAGCTCTCTCAGCTGATCTCACAGTCTCTCTCAGACAACAAGTTTGCAAGCAAACACCTCAAGAGTTTCATTCATTTCCAATCTCCTACAAGCTTACAATGGATCCATATTTATAGGCTAAATGTAGATAAGCTAAGCCTCCCTTATTGACTTTAGTAGAGACTTTGGAGGCTGATTGTGAAGACTTTAGGGCTGGTTGGTGAAGATTTGGAGGTTCTACAAGCTGTCCAAAACTATCCTCCAAGAGGTGGAGTACCTAAGACTGGACTATCCAAGAGGTGGACTGTCCAAGAGGTGGATTGCTTGGGCCAACATTGAACCCTCTCTTTTAACGGTTTGATCTACATCACCCTTACCTTTGGCATGATATTGTCTGCTTTGGCCCATGGGCTTCACAGCTTTAAAATGTGTCGTGACCATGGAAGAGGTGCttgaggttatcaactagcctagTCTCTTCCCCCTAGTTGATGTTGGACTAAAGA is part of the Macadamia integrifolia cultivar HAES 741 chromosome 9, SCU_Mint_v3, whole genome shotgun sequence genome and encodes:
- the LOC122089711 gene encoding uncharacterized protein LOC122089711, with translation MEEVLEIVGDITKESTLLPEYFKGVRKVINAASVIVGPKEGDTPDRAKYSQGIKFFEPEIKGDSPEMVEYIGMQNLINAVKTCVGLRNGKLLFGFEDKLSRELPWGALDDVVMGGVSRSTFQVDPTGGENGGPTGLFKGVVSTANNGGFTSIRTRVN